Genomic segment of Bifidobacterium sp. ESL0745:
CGATGGTTCGAAGATCAGCCTGGTCCCGCAAACCGGCTCCGCACAGGACGTCACGCTTGACGCGGCCAAGCATGTCGCTTCCGGCACGTACTCAATCAAGCAGCTTCTGAACGCGGGCTACAAGCAGACCGACATTGCGGTCAAACTTGACGACGGCACGCCGGTCACGGTCGCCGCCGACGGCACGTTCACCGTCCCGCAAGACAAGAACGTCATCGTTACCGTGATGAACGAGGACGAGCCGGGAACGGTGGAATGGTCGCGCTTCGACGAGGACGGCAAGACGCTGCTGCCGGGCTCGACCTGGCACCTGAGCGGCCCGAACAACGCCAGCATCGACGTCACCGATTGCACGGCTGCGGTCTGCACCGGCGTCGACCAGGATCCGACACCCGGCAAGTTCAAGGTGCCGAACCTTCCGTGGGGGCAATGGACGATCACCGAGGTCACTCCTCCGGCCGGCCACGAGCTCACCAAGCCCGCGAAGCTGCCGCTGAACCCGACCGACGGGCTGCTGCAGCACGCCGAGTTCCAGGACGGCAAGAAGCCGGTGGTGGTACCTCCACAGGAAGGTCAGCAGCCTTCTGAGCCTCAGCCGGCACCCGAGTCGCCGAAGCCGCAGCTTCCGGCTCAACCACAGTTGCAGCCTCAGCCAGCCTCGCAGGTCCAGGCACAGCCCCAGCTGCCTCAGGCGCAACCGCAAGCTGCGTCCCAGCCCGCCGCCGCGCCGAAGCTTACGTCGACCGGGTCCGCGGTAACCGGTATCGCCGCATTCGCTCTGGCGCTGTTGCTGCTGGCACTCGGCATCATGTCGGTCGCCACCTCACGGAAGGCACGCCATGTGCGTCATCAGTGATCGGTGATTGAGCGGAACATTTCCGCCACTTTACCGGCCGGCCCTTGATCTACTTCATGGTCCGGCCGGCTTTTTTGATTACAGCTTTAACCGAATTGCCGATAATGTTTTTTACTGCCGCTTTAAGGGCGTGGCCATGCCGCTGGTGCCGAAATCATTGAGGGGGAATAGCTGAGGTGCAGCGAAGAATGCTGGCAAGTAGCCGAAAAGCATAATAAAATTCGAAAACCGAGCTATATTTTAGTCTTTATTTTTATGTATGTCTAGTTTCGAATTTTTGTCGGCTCGTTGATAAATCCGATATATTTCGTTTGCTGGTATTAAAAGATATCGGCGAATTCCTTCATTTTTGCGAGTTTGTATCGCTTGACAGTGTTGTCTCAGCAGTTCGTATTGCGCATATGAAGTTTCATCATCTGCATAATTAATCGTTGATTGTTATTTTGTGGCATTATAAAGATATCGCATACGTGATTCAAAGGCGAGTTTTGGTACAGCGGTTACTCACTTTACGATATTCGTCTCTTTGAGAGGAGACAACGATGTTAAGACATAAGGGATTGGCGAAATTCACCGGTGTCATTGGCGCTGTGGCTATGGCGCTGACCGGATTTATTGCAGTTACCAACACGGCCAACGCCGTTTCCGCTACGGACGGCAACGGACGTATGAGCCCCAGCATCAACTGGGTGGAATGGGGTAATGCGAACGAAGCAATTACCACTTCAAAGGTGACTTGGACCACACCGGTCAAGGCCGGCGACACGACATGGCTCGCGACGCGGTGCGGTCTCACTCCGGTTAGCGGTGACCCCGACTCGCTGGCAGGTGACCACGCGGTCACCGTGTATCGGCCCGGCAGCTGGTATGGCGATGGCCTTTCCCAAATGTATTACACGAGTGGCAGCGGTTCGGGCAATACCATGAACATCGGCCTGGCCAACAAAGATGACGGCGAGAAGGTCACCTTCGACTTCAGCTGCGCCGCATACAAGATTGAAGGGCCTTCTACCGCGCCTTCGCTTGATGCATCGACCAATGTTGGTGCCTCCAACTTCACCAATATTAAGCTGCAGGGACTGGTTTTCGCGGACGCCGAGTCCAACAACTGGACCTATTACCAGCAGGAATACATCAAGGCCACTCCGCAGAGCAGCCTTCCTGGCAAGAATCCGGCTTGGCGTGTGCTTGACAGCCACCGGACTGCAGGCTGCTCCACCAATTCAGTGGCGGAGATGAAGGGCAATACCGTGCGCTTCCGTTCCGACGGCGGCCAGTGCGGTAATTCGGGAGGAACAGGCCCGTCTTCGGTCATGTTCCTAGAGAATTCCGAAAGTGCCCGCGTCACACTTAAGGGCGGCGGCAAGACCGCTGTTGCTTTGGGCAGCATTGCGGCGACCGATTTCGGCGATGCCCCTGCTGGCATTGACAATCCCGCTGTGAATTATGGAATCGCGGGTTCGCTGCTTCAGCCGAATTGGAAGGGCGGCAAACTGGGAACGGACGTGACCGGCACCACCTATTCCAAGGACCCGCTCGATCCGGACACCAGCATGGTCGGCGGCACGCTGTTCAATCTTTCCAAGGCCAAGGATGATTTCTCCTCGACAAAGCCGACTCTTGCCTCGTTTGATCAACCGACGCCACGTTTGGGCGCCACCGAGGATTCGGAGGTGCGTTCGCACCCCACCGGCGGTGATCTGACCGATTTCGAAGATAACGCCGACTGGGACGACAAGAACGGCGACTCGAACACCACCGTTGGCGCACCGGATATCAACGATGAGGACAGTATCGATATTCCTGCGGATACGGGTGCGGTAAAGGTGCTGCCGACTGGTGGCCAGTTCACCCAGAACGTTCGTTGCAACGGTCCCGGTACTGTACGCGGCTGGATTGATTGGAATCACAACGGCAAATTCGATCCGGATCAGTTTGATGCACTTAGTAGCAAGACCACCAATGCCGAAGCCAGTGATCAGGTTGCTTGCACTGCAGGTTCGGCCACGTTGACATGGAAGGTTCCCTATGATTCCAAGCGGCAGATTTCCGCTGATGGCAAGCCTTCCTATATGCGTATTCGCATCACCAATGATGCTGACGCCATCAGTGCTGTCGGTGGTTTGAAGCCAACCGGTTTGACTGTGGGTTCCGGCGAGGTCGAGGACTACAAGGCCGACGTGCACACGCCGTCACTGACGATTCTGACGAGCATCGGTGGTATACGCATCTATCCGAATGACCAGTTCCAGCAGTCCATCAAAGATTCAAGCAACGATCCAATCAGCGACATTCCTGATGTACTGACGACGGGCACTGTTTCCGGTTTGCAGCCGGTGACGAATGGTCCTGTCAGCGTCGGACCGGGTCAAACGTTCAATATCAGCGCTGATGTAACGGGTACTAGCAGTCCGGGCGACTACACTTCAAAGCCTACATGTTTAAACATTTCCAAGACTCCGGCTCAATCTGTTACTGTCACCGCAGGTGTAATGACCATGCCGTCTGATTACGACGCGAATGTGCAGTGCACGTTTACCAAGAACGTGGCGACCGCCCAGTCCATCACGGTAAACACCATTGTCAACAACAATCATGGTGGCCAAAAGACTGGAGACGACTTCTCCACTACCGTTACGAATAACAGCAATTACAACCAGGTTTACCAAAGTAATGATAAGTCTGGAAGTATCTCCAAGACACTCACAGATACGGGAACTTATCAAGTTCTTCCGGCAGCTACGGGAACTGGTTACCATCAGGTCGGCAATCTTGTCTATAAGGATTCCGATTCGGGGGCAGCGCTTACCCCGTCTGCTGCTGGTGTTTACATTGGCACACACAAGCACGTGGTGGTGACACGAGTCATTGAGGATGAGCCGGCGAAGCTGACGCTCAAGACCGTGGTGGACAATACCTACGGCGGTACGGCGACGTCGGCTGACTTCGACTTCACGGTGGTTCCTGACGGCAAGAGCACCGCTGACGGTGTGAAATATACGCAAGGTGCGCAGCAGGAAACTGCTGCCGGCAAGTATACGATTACCGGTTCCGATAGGCCTGGATATTCGCAGGTGGGCAACATCGTCTATACCGATGATGCCGATCCCACGCATACCCCACTTTCTGGCACGGCGCTGCAGCTGGCGCTCGCGAACGGCAAGTCCATCATCGGCGTGCGTACGGTGCGCTCCAACCCAGCGGATCTGACGGTGATAACCCACGTTACGGGCGGCGGCAATGCCAAGCCTGCCGATTTCAAGGTGACCGCAACGCATTCAGGTGGTGCCTCGACTGTGATGCCGGACAGTGCGCAAAAGCCCGTCGCTTCGGGCACCTACGCCGTAACAACGGACATGAGTGCTCAACCCGGATACCAAGTGACCAATCCATTGACTTGTGTGGTCCACAACTCGGCTCCGGTCGATGTCGTTAAAGGGCATATCGCGCTGCTTAGCGGCCAGAACGTGGTTTGCGAGCAGACCGTGGCTCCGAAGAGCAACCCGACCCTGACCTTCGAAACCGAGGTGCTCGGCGGCGGCAAGGCCAAGCCCGGCGACTTCAACTTCGCGGTGACGCCTTCCGGCGGTTCCGCGACCACCTACACGCAAGGCAAAGCCCAGGTTCCGGGATCGACCGATTTCACGGTGACCGGCTCCAACAAGGCGGGCTATGCCCAGGTGGGCGACATCGTCTACTACGCCAACGACGACATCGCCCGTGCCCATCCGATGACCCTGGCCCAAGCCCAGCAGGCGTTGCGCAACGGTCGCAGCGTGACCGGCGTGCGTCAGGTCAAGCCGACGAGCATCAAGGTCCATGTCGACCGCGACTACCGTTATGGCGGCACTGCGGCTGGTGATGGTTCCAAGATCACTGTCAACCCGCCGAGTGGCACCTCGTTCGATTTGGCTCTTGACGCGCAGGAGGACATCGCGCCCGGAACTTTCTCGGTACGTCAATTCCTCAACGCGGGCTACAAGTTGAGCGATATCAAGGTCACCGCAAACGGTGCTCCCGTCACGCTCAATGCTGATGGCTCCTTTGCCGTCAATCTAGGTGACGAGGTTGTGGTCACGCTGAAGAACGTGGACGAGCCCGGCACGTTGCAGTGGTCCCGCTTTGATAAGGACGGCAAGACGCTGCTTCCCGGTTCGAAATGGCGGCTTAATGGTCCCAACGGCGAGAAACTTGACATTGAGGATTGCACCGCCGAAGTCTGCGCCGGCCTCGACAAGGACCCGACGCCCGGCAAGTTCAGCGTCACCGGCCTCAGGTGGGGCAAGTGGACGGTCACCGAGACGGTCGCCCCGGCTGGTCATGAGCTTTCCACGCCTGCCGTGTTGACGCTGAATCCCGCCGAGGGCCAGAATGGGTTGCTCCAGCAGACCCAGTTCCAGAACGGCAAGGAGACTGTGGAGCCCAATCCCAAGCCTGAGCCGACTCCGGGGGCCAAGCCGGGTCCCGATCTTAAGCCCGCACCGGGATCGACGATTGGTTCCAACTCCGTATCTCAGTCCGGTTCGCAGCTCCAGCCTAATGCCGAGTCTGCGTCCAAGCCCAAACAGCTTTCCGCCAGCGGTTCCGACATCGCCATCGTGGTGATGATCGCTCTCGCTACATTGGCGCTTGGTCTTGCGCTCGCAGCGGTTTCGTCTGAGGCGTTGAGACGCCGCGAGCAGTGAGAGAAAAAGTGACGTCATAACAACGACGATGAATAGTTGACGATATTCGGCCGGTTCCCGCAAATTGGGAACCGGCCGAATGTTTATCCGTGGTAGTTGTCGAGAACGAGGTATTTCCGTAGTACGTATTTTTATATGTGGTTGTACATATATCCTATTGTGCATTGAGGAAGCAGCAGATGGTGTAATTCCATGATTGCTGCTGAGCCTTTATCCATTACGCTGTTTAGGAAAAGTAAAAATTCTCTTTCTTTTGGGCGCCCGCTTGCCTATACTGAAGATAGCTTGGTCGATGCTGAGCTGAGGATGTAGGGACCCCTGCTGAGCTCTCGGGCTTCTCCTATTGAGAGGAGGAACCTAAGTGAGCGACTGTAGGGGTTCTAACCTTTTTCAAGTAAGGGATACCAAATTTAAGAAAATCAAGTATTCCTATGTCTTTTCTAATTTGGGAATCAAGTTGTCCGTCTTTCTCTAGCATATCCTTTGTAAGAGGCTTGAGAAAGTCCTCTAATTCTTGACTATTGATTTCGTTTTGTTTTAACAGCGTTAGATGCTTATATGCATCTTCGCGGAAGACGCGCTGGAGAGAAGTAAGATCAGGATGCGTACCGAGTTTTGGCCGGAGCTTTTTGCGATACTCTTTTTCCGTTTTACTGGGGTACGTTTCAAAATCGCTTTGCTTATCAAGCGCCTTACGGACTTCAGGCTTGAGAATCTCATCATATTTGGACAGATATGCGAATATCGGCAATACGTGGCTGCCTTTTACTAATTTAGGCAGATAATCGTTGACCACCAGTCTGATTGAGAGTTGTGGATCTTCGCCATGGAACAGTACATCTTTATAAAGGTCGTCCCCGTTTATCTGTTTGCCATATGAATCAGCGCTGATTCCTACGACTATTCTTGCATCTTGAGGGAATTCATTGAGATGGTCAAGGTCTTTCGTAAGAATTGTTTCTGTTGCTTGCTTTGAATATGCTATCGAATACACTTGGCGACGTAACTGGTTCAACAGTTTTGGCGTGTAGGTTTGTTTGGCCGATGCAATTGCCCGATATAGAGGTGAAAAATCATCGGTATAGATGGTGGTCATATGCAAGGGTTTGTTTTGATTCGTTAATATCACATGATTGAAATCAATATGCTGTTTGCTTTTATCACGTTGATGGGAAACAAAAATAAAACGTTTTGCGAATTCTGCGGCTCGTTTTGCGCCTGCGCAATCGGCTATTGCGCGGAGTATGCCAAGAATTTCTGGATCGTTTAATGAATAGCCGAGAAAGATGACTGGATATTCTCCAAAAATGGTCATGATTTTAGCTACAAGATAGGCTTGTTGCTCATTGAAGATGTTATAGTCACGATCGGTGAGAACGAGTGAGTTGGGATCGTCTATTGATCCATGGATCTTGTATATTTCTCCGACGCCGGTGATTGGTTGAAAAAGCAAATCATCTTGTCGAATGTATTGTTGGTAGTGAGGAAATATTTCATTGACAAACCCATCATAATTTGTGGTGATGATGCCTGAAACGTGATTGGATGCACGTTCGAGAATGCTAAGTTCACGCAGATTATCACAAATTTTGAATGTTCGCAGATGTTCCGATATATATATTTTTAACGGAGAAACAGAATGAGACAGCTCCGAATCATGTTCCTGTCGCCATTGCTTCCATTCAGGTTTTGATCCATAAACGGCCTCCAGAAAATCCGATTCCATAAGGCGTGCAGCGATTGGCAAAATGGGTGCCGAGGGATCTATGCTTTGGCTTTCAGCTTGTTGAGGGTAATAAGGCCATTCTTTTATGGGGTTTCCCACGCTGTCGCATACCCACTGAAGTAATGCTTCCCAACTTTCGGAGTGGGTATATCTTCGTGAAATTCCGGATCCGATAAAGAGAAATGGAACTCTGGAGGTTTCGCGGAGCAGCGAGGAGACCGTTGTAAATACGTCGCCGTTTATTGAGGCGGTAGCATTTTTTGCATTTGTCATGATGTTCCGATCCGTCATTGAAATCTTTGGATTATTTTATCGTGAGCAGGCCACTAAACCTCCGAATTGTTTTCCTCAAATAAGTTAAGCTGACGTATTTTTGTTTTTGAATAGAGTTTCATAATATATTTGCAGATATTAGATATTGATGCAATTATTTCAAAATGTATATTTACTGGATAATTCATCGATATTGCTGAATTGTTGCAAGTGCTATGCACTTTTTATGTATGCGACATGTTAATTATGCAATCATCACTTTTCCGGCTTCGCCTCTCGCGTAAACCTAGAATCTTTGTCTGACACATGCGAAAGTAGAAAAGGATAAGAAGGCTTGAAATCGGATAAGACTTGTTTTTGCATGCGTATTTCAAGACGGGGAAGATAGGGGACAACGAAGTGTCGAAACATCGAATGGCACACGGAATTTTCGGCGAGATCGCCGCAATCGCAAGTGCTGCGGCCATGGCGCTCGCGGGATTGGCGGTCGCCATGCCGGCGAACGCGACTTCCGCAACCGGCGGCAACGGGCGTATGCTTCCCGACATCAATTGGGTCGAATGGGGCAATGCCGGCGACCAGATCACCGGCCCGAAGATCACGTGGACCTCGCCGGTCGAAATGGGTACAGGCCACTGGCTTTCGACCCGTTGCGCCTTGGCCCCTGCGGGCGACCCCAGTACCGCAATGTCGGCTTCTTTGCCGATTCAGGCGTACAGGACTGGCGTGTATAGCGGCGACGCATTGGCACAGATGTATTACGAAGGTGGATCCGGCTATGCCAACAAGATGACCGCCGGACTGGCCAATGTCAACAACGAGGAAACCGTGAGTTTCAGCTTCAGTTGCGCGGCATATCTGATCGATTCGGGTGCTTCCCCGACGCTTGATGGCAGCACGGTCACCAGTTCCTTCCAGCCTGTTCCCCTGCAAGGGCTTGTTTTCGCCGACGCCGAATCCAACAACTGGACGCGGCACCAGCAGGAATACATCAAAGCGACGCCAAGCGGCGGCAGCCCGACCTGGCGTCTGCTCGACAGCTACCGCACCCCCGGATGCAATACGAATTCCATTGCCGAGCTCAATGGCAACACTTTGCGCTTCCGTTCCGATGGTCCGCAGTGTGCGAACTGGGGTGGTACCGGTCCCTCGTCGGTCATGTTCCTGCAAGGTTCCACGGGCGCCCAGGTGACGCTTCGCGGCGGCGGCGTGACGGCCGTGGCGTTGGGCAGCATCATCGCCTCCGATTTTGGAGACGCTCCCGTAAGTTACGGTGCCGCAGGCTCGCTTTTCCAGCCCTCTTGGCAGGGCGGTGCGCTCGGTACCGATATTTCCGGAAGCCCTTATATCTTCCCTGATCCCAATGATCCTGACATTTCCATGCTCGGTGGTACCGCGTTCAATCTTTCGGCGGCGCGCGATAACGCATCCACCAATCCCAATAATGTTGCCAATTTCTCGCAACCCACTCCGAGGCTGGGTGACCACGAGGACTCCGAGGCCGAACCGCATTTCAGTTCCGGGGCAAACTGGGACGATGCCCACGGCGACATCGGGCCTGACGGCCATGTGATCAACGACGAGGACGGCATCGCTATTCCGAGCGATACCAAGGCCATCAACGTCACCCCCGATTCCACTATTTACCAACTGACCGTGAATTGTCATGGCACGGGCGACGTGCGCGGATGGATCGACTGGAACCACGACGGGACATTCAGTCCCACGCAGGCGACTTTCGGCGGCGTGAACACGAACGCCGAGGCCAGCAACCAGGTGGCCTGCTCCCCCTCCTCCAACACGGCGACGCTGAACTGGCAGGTGCCCGACGATGCGCAAAACCAGATTTCTGCCAATGGCAACCCCTCATATCTGCGTTTGCGTATTACAAGTGATAGGGGCTCGAACATGATGCCGACCGGCTTGGCAGGTGGCGACGGCGAAGTCGAGGATTACAAGGCCGACGTGCATGTGCCCACCCTGAGTGTGCTCACCAACATCGTCGGCGGCCGCAAGGACGGCACTGACCAATTCGACATGATTGCTCAGTCCCTTTCCTCCAGCGCAAGTGAACTCACCATGACCACGAGCGGCAACGAAAACGGCATCCAAACCGCACAGATCGAGCCGCAAAGCACGTTTCCAGGCAACCAATTTGAGATTTCTTCCAGTCTGGCGAGTGGCTCGGCCAGCAATCCTGCCGATTATGGGCAGACGGTCAAATGCGTCGATGCCAATAACAATGATGCGCCTGTGAACGTGGATTCCAGCGGGGTGCTGACCATCCCCAATAATTATGACGCCAACGTGCAATGCACCTTCCGCGAGAAGGCGTTCCCCGACCCCGCGCTGACAATGATTACCGTGGTGCACAACCGGCATGGCGGTACGCAGGCAGCGCAAGATTTCGGCTTCACCGCAGCCAACACCGACAATAATCCTTCGCACGTCTACACCTTCCGGAACTCGGCCGGAGGTGATTCGCACGTTGTGGTCGACGGCAGCTACACCGTCACTCCGTCGGCGTTGCCGCACGGATACAAGCAGGATGGCGACATTACCTACGTCAATGACGATACCGGAGTGCCGGTACCCATGGTCGATGGCAAGCCGCAATTCAGCTCCAATGAGCACATCATCGGCACGCGCGTGGTGGAAGACCTCCCGAGCCAGCTCACGTTGAAAACGGTGGTCGACAATTCCGAGGGCGGTTCGGCGCGCCCCAGTGATTTCAACTTCTCCGTGACGCTTGACGGCAGGGACCCCGTCGACCGGACGGTGTTCAACGAAGGCGCGCAGCAGACCATCGACGCCGGCAAATACACCATCAAGGGCGCGGATTTGCCCGCCGGATATGCGCAGGATGGCGAAATATCATATACTGATAACACCACTGGCAATATGATTACGCCTGTCAACGAGCAGATCATCATTCCCAACGGCGACAGCGTCACCGGCGTGCGCACGGTGCGTTCGAAGCCGGCGAAAATCGAGATGATTACGCACATCGTCGGCAACGGCAACGCGACCGTCGCCGACTTCCCGATAACGATTACGCCGACCAGCGGTCCCGCGCGTTCCCTGCCGGATAGCACAAAGGTGGATGTGCCGGCGAGCACGTACCGGATCACCACCGACCATTCGCGTGAGCCTGGCTACAAGGTCTCCCGCGACTTAAGCTGCGTGGTCAATGATTCCGACGATGTCACCATCACCGATTTCAAGGCCACTCTCCCCAACGATCAGAGCCTGGTTTGCGAGCAGACTGTGGCGCCGCAGACCGACGAGACGCTTACCTTCGAGACGAATGTCAGCGGCAACGGCGATGCCAAGCCGTCCGATTTCGACGTCACCATCACGCCAAGCGCTGGCGGCGGACCTTCGCAGACATATCAGCAAGGTACGGCGCAAGTGCCGAGTACCACCGATTTCACGGTTTCAGGCACTTCCAAGCCTGATTACGAGCAGGTGGGCGACATCGTCTACTACCTCAACACCGACACTGCCCGCGCGCATCCGCTTACGCTCGCCCAGGCACAGCAGTCGCTGCGCAACGGTTTGAGCGTCACCGGCGTCCGCACGGTGAAGGGGCATCGACCCAAGGTCACCGCGAAGATCGACCGCGACTATCGCTACGGCGGCACGGCTGCGGGCGACGGCTCGAAGGTAACGCTGGTTCCGGCAAGCGGTTCCGGGATTGATTTGACGGCAGACCAGGCCAAGTTCGTCACCTCTGGCACGTATTCCGTGCGTCAGCTGCTCAACGCGGGCTACAAGCAGAGCGATTTGACGGTGAAACTTGCGGATGGCACGCCGGTTGCGGTCAATGCCGCCAACGGCACCTTCGCCGTGTCGCAGGATGCCGATGTGGTGGTCATGCTTAAGAACGTGGACGAACCCGCCGAACTTTCCTTCTCGCGCACCGACCCAAACGGCAATACATTATTGTCCGGTTCCGAATGGCGTTTGGACGGGCCTGATGCGCAAAGCCTTGACGTCCCCGATTGCACCGCCGAAACCTGCACCGGACCCGATCGCGACCCGGCGGCCGGCAAGTTCGAGGTCACCGGCCTCAAATGGGGCAAATGGACTATCACTGAGACCAAGGCGCCTGTTGGCTACCAGCTCTCGCCGCCTTTCGCTTTGACGCTTGGATCTGGCCAGGATGCCGACGGGCTTTCCCCGTTCGTCGCCTTCCATGAAGGCAAGCCGCCGGTCGGGCCGTCGCATTCGGGGAATTCCGGGAGTAACGGCAATTCTGGCAATAACAGTAATTCCGGTGGTTCCGGGAATTCCGGCGCAAACGGCGGTAACACCGGCAACGGCTCCAATGGCGCGAACGGTAATACCGGCAACAGCTCCAATGGTGCGAATAATGCCAACGGCACAAATACCAATGGCACCGGCGTCTCCAACGGTGGCAGCGGCGCGAACGCTGCCAATGGCACGAATGCCAATGCCAATGGTGCCAATGCGGCCAATGGTACGAATGCCACCGACAACGCAAATCCGTCCAACGCAGCCAAAGGCAACGGCGTTCTCTCCGCTTCCGGCTCCACGGTGACGTTGGTCGCCGTCACTGTCGTAGCCACGCTTTTGCTGGGCTTGGCTCTCTCCGCAGCCGTCAGGCGTTATAGCCACCGTCAAGATAATGCCTAATAGACGGATACCGGTCTTGGCTTTCTCGGAAATTATCGGTAAAGACTAAGTCAGGTACCGGCAGATATGTGCCGATAAAAGCGGGGCGACAAGAATCTATCTCTTGTTGCCCTGACTTTTTCTGTTTCTTAGAAATTTACTTTTCGAGCTTCGCCTTGAGCCGGCCGAAGACGGACTGGCGCTGGCGGATGGCCTTGGGGAGGATCGGGCAGCCGGCGCAGACCAGGGATTCCGGGTCGGGGTCGCAGCCCTCGCCGGTGGTGGAGTTGCACGAGCGCAGATCGTAGACGTTGAGGCGGCCAGCGGTGCGTTCCTGCTCGATAACGAGGTCGACGAAATCCAGCGGCAGACTGAGCTCAGTGGCAATCATGCGCGGAGTCCGGCCGTTGGTGAGGCCGGCAATGATTTCTTCGGCTATGGAAGATGAGGGATTCTGCCGATTGGAGGGTTTCGTTATCGCTGCCGTTTTTGCCGGCAGAGTTTTGTTTGGATCGTTGTCAGCGTTCGAATCGTTGGTGTTGTTGGTATCTTTGACATTACGGAATATGTCATTGCGTTCGCCAAATGTTTCCGCTGAAACGGCATTGGCCTTTACGTTTTTGTTGCGACCTGTGGGGCGAAAATCGTCAGGATTAGTCTGATTCGATACTTTACGGAAACCATCGTTTTCGTTGCCGATATGTGCGGTCGTCATAGCAATCGCCCGACTTGGAAGACGATAATGGCCAATATATAGGCGACTATCAGCCCTGTCGCCACCGATTGCAGCGCGGTTTTCATGCCGTATTGCCGCTTCATTTCCGCGACGGTCGCCAGGCATGGTGTGTAGGCGAGGATGAAGATCATGAACGCCGCGGCCGCAGCGTTGGGATGGCCGTGGCTTGATTTTTCGAAGCTTTTGTGTACCGCCTGGCCGAGGCTCCCCTGACCTTCCGCCTGTTCGGATTGGTTGCCGGAATCGTTGATGGCGTAGCTCTGCGAAAGCGAACCGACGACGACCTCTTTGGCCACGAAACCGGTGACGAGCGCGGCCGAGGCATGCCAGTCGTTGAAACCGGCCGGCTCAAAGACTGGTGCGATGGCCGAGGAAGCCGCACCGAACACGGAATTCTCGACTTTGTCGACATGGCCGAAGGAATTGGTGCCGGCCGCGCCCGCCGAAATCGGGATGGCGGAAAGCACCCACACGATGATGAGCATGGTGACGATGACGGAGCTTGCGCCGGTGATGAACGACCAGAGACGCTGCAGCACGGACTTCAGCAGTTGCAGCAGCCGTGGCATCTGGTAAGGT
This window contains:
- a CDS encoding SIR2 family protein; this translates as MTNAKNATASINGDVFTTVSSLLRETSRVPFLFIGSGISRRYTHSESWEALLQWVCDSVGNPIKEWPYYPQQAESQSIDPSAPILPIAARLMESDFLEAVYGSKPEWKQWRQEHDSELSHSVSPLKIYISEHLRTFKICDNLRELSILERASNHVSGIITTNYDGFVNEIFPHYQQYIRQDDLLFQPITGVGEIYKIHGSIDDPNSLVLTDRDYNIFNEQQAYLVAKIMTIFGEYPVIFLGYSLNDPEILGILRAIADCAGAKRAAEFAKRFIFVSHQRDKSKQHIDFNHVILTNQNKPLHMTTIYTDDFSPLYRAIASAKQTYTPKLLNQLRRQVYSIAYSKQATETILTKDLDHLNEFPQDARIVVGISADSYGKQINGDDLYKDVLFHGEDPQLSIRLVVNDYLPKLVKGSHVLPIFAYLSKYDEILKPEVRKALDKQSDFETYPSKTEKEYRKKLRPKLGTHPDLTSLQRVFREDAYKHLTLLKQNEINSQELEDFLKPLTKDMLEKDGQLDSQIRKDIGILDFLKFGIPYLKKVRTPTVAHLGSSSQ
- a CDS encoding CshA/CshB family fibrillar adhesin-related protein; the protein is MLRHKGLAKFTGVIGAVAMALTGFIAVTNTANAVSATDGNGRMSPSINWVEWGNANEAITTSKVTWTTPVKAGDTTWLATRCGLTPVSGDPDSLAGDHAVTVYRPGSWYGDGLSQMYYTSGSGSGNTMNIGLANKDDGEKVTFDFSCAAYKIEGPSTAPSLDASTNVGASNFTNIKLQGLVFADAESNNWTYYQQEYIKATPQSSLPGKNPAWRVLDSHRTAGCSTNSVAEMKGNTVRFRSDGGQCGNSGGTGPSSVMFLENSESARVTLKGGGKTAVALGSIAATDFGDAPAGIDNPAVNYGIAGSLLQPNWKGGKLGTDVTGTTYSKDPLDPDTSMVGGTLFNLSKAKDDFSSTKPTLASFDQPTPRLGATEDSEVRSHPTGGDLTDFEDNADWDDKNGDSNTTVGAPDINDEDSIDIPADTGAVKVLPTGGQFTQNVRCNGPGTVRGWIDWNHNGKFDPDQFDALSSKTTNAEASDQVACTAGSATLTWKVPYDSKRQISADGKPSYMRIRITNDADAISAVGGLKPTGLTVGSGEVEDYKADVHTPSLTILTSIGGIRIYPNDQFQQSIKDSSNDPISDIPDVLTTGTVSGLQPVTNGPVSVGPGQTFNISADVTGTSSPGDYTSKPTCLNISKTPAQSVTVTAGVMTMPSDYDANVQCTFTKNVATAQSITVNTIVNNNHGGQKTGDDFSTTVTNNSNYNQVYQSNDKSGSISKTLTDTGTYQVLPAATGTGYHQVGNLVYKDSDSGAALTPSAAGVYIGTHKHVVVTRVIEDEPAKLTLKTVVDNTYGGTATSADFDFTVVPDGKSTADGVKYTQGAQQETAAGKYTITGSDRPGYSQVGNIVYTDDADPTHTPLSGTALQLALANGKSIIGVRTVRSNPADLTVITHVTGGGNAKPADFKVTATHSGGASTVMPDSAQKPVASGTYAVTTDMSAQPGYQVTNPLTCVVHNSAPVDVVKGHIALLSGQNVVCEQTVAPKSNPTLTFETEVLGGGKAKPGDFNFAVTPSGGSATTYTQGKAQVPGSTDFTVTGSNKAGYAQVGDIVYYANDDIARAHPMTLAQAQQALRNGRSVTGVRQVKPTSIKVHVDRDYRYGGTAAGDGSKITVNPPSGTSFDLALDAQEDIAPGTFSVRQFLNAGYKLSDIKVTANGAPVTLNADGSFAVNLGDEVVVTLKNVDEPGTLQWSRFDKDGKTLLPGSKWRLNGPNGEKLDIEDCTAEVCAGLDKDPTPGKFSVTGLRWGKWTVTETVAPAGHELSTPAVLTLNPAEGQNGLLQQTQFQNGKETVEPNPKPEPTPGAKPGPDLKPAPGSTIGSNSVSQSGSQLQPNAESASKPKQLSASGSDIAIVVMIALATLALGLALAAVSSEALRRREQ